One stretch of Paroedura picta isolate Pp20150507F chromosome 13, Ppicta_v3.0, whole genome shotgun sequence DNA includes these proteins:
- the C13H22orf39 gene encoding synaptic plasticity regulator PANTS, whose product MAEAGSWRPPRACDDYRSEWKHCRSIQNLFHHYYTYGEPPSCGQWKRDYENCREWEKTKSSTAKDSLCKSEKERIGEKQKHEPVWTLRKTPPLDWQLPLDDKPK is encoded by the exons ATGGCTGAAGCGGGCTCCTGGCGG CCTCCTCGAGCTTGTGACGACTACCGGTCCGAATGGAAACACTGCCGGAGCATCCAGAACCTTTTCCATCACTACTATACCTACGGGGAACCGCCTTCCTGTGGGCAGTGGAAACGGGACTATGAGAACTGCAGAGAGTGGGAGAAAACGAAAAGCTCCACAGCAAAG GACTCCCTCTGCAAGAGTGAAAAAGAGCGGATTGGGGAAAAACAGAAGCACGAGCCAGTGTGGACCTTAAGGAAAACCCCTCCCCTGGACTGGCAGCTTCCCCTTGACGACAAACCAAAGTGA
- the MRPL40 gene encoding large ribosomal subunit protein mL40 — protein MLAQAAASGVWSLLRSRTRGLLCSSQLTCYVQDRENHWQSSLLALRAALPMRAEPMKKKKVDPRREQAIKDRMKRRLKKLEKAPQELIPIEDFIVPYRYMDQKRVRDTSPLSFEESERKALLMKKWTEYKRLQSKAEMQTIQSLLAAQEQALNELRLESEELYQAAIQRDDGLFPFEREEPVFTPPLANYEAPEGKCNDVTKVYNQ, from the exons ATGTTAGCCCAGGCTGCGGCTTCAGGTGTGTGGAGCCTGCTTCGCAGTAGGACAAGAGGTCTGTTGTGTAG CTCCCAGTTAACCTGCTATGTCCAAGATCGAGAGAACCATTGGCAGTCTTCACTTCTTGCGCTCAGGGCAGCACTACCCATGAG AGCAGAaccaatgaagaaaaagaaagtggATCCAAGAAGAGAACAAGCCATAAAGGACCGGATGAAGAGGAggttaaaaaaattagaaaaagcCCCACAGGAGCTGATCCCTATTGAAGATTTCATTGTGCCATACAGATACATGGACCAAAAAAG GGTCCGAGACACCTCCCCGTTGTCCTTCGAAGAGAGCGAAAGGAAAGCCCTCTTGATGAAGAAGTGGACCGAATACAAACGACTACAGAGCAAGGCTGAGATGCAAACTATCCAGTCCCTACTGGCAGCCCAGGAGCAGGCCTTGAACGAGCTGCGTCTGGAATCAGAGGAACTGTATCAGGCAGCGATCCAGCGAGACGATGGCCTGTTTCCTTTTGAGAGGGAGGAGCCTGTGTTCACCCCCCCACTGGCGAATTACGAGGCTCCCGAAGGAAAATGCAACGACGTCACCAAAGTGTATAACCAGTGA